GCACGAACACGTACACGGGCGGCACGACGATCAACGGCGGCAGCACGCTGGCGCTCGGTGCGGGCGGTAGTCTCGCGTCGGGCAGTGCGGTGACGCTTGCCGGCACGGGCGCAACGTTCAACCTGAGCGGCGCATCGGGACCGCAGACGCTCGGCACGCTGTCCGGCGGCGCCGGCACGAACGTGACGCTCGGCGCGAATACGCTGACGCTGAACGGCAGCGGCAACAACACGTTCGGCGGTGCGATTGGTGGCACGGGCGGCATGACGTTCGCGGGCACCGGCACGCAAACGCTGACGGGTGCGAACACGTACACGGGCGGCACGACCATCAACGGCGGCAGCACGCTGGCGCTCGGCGCGGGCGGCAGCCTGGCCGCAACGGGTGCAGTGGATCTCGCGGGCGCCGGCGCGACGTTCAACCTGAGCGGCGCATCGGGTCCGCGGACGATCGGCGCGTTGAACGGCATCGGCGGCACGAACGTGAACCTGGGGGCGAATGCGCTGACGTTGAACGGCAGCACCAACGGCACGTTCAGCGGCGTGATCGGCGGCACCGGTAGCGTGACGTTCGCGGGTACCGGCACGCAGACGTTGAAGGGCGCAAATACGTACACGGGCGGCACGACCATCAACGGCGGCAGCACGCTGGCGCTCGGCGCGGGCGGCAGCCTCGCATCGGGCAGCGCGGTGAATCTGGCGGGCACGGGCGCGACGTTCAACCTGAGCGGCGCATCGGGCCCGCAGACGATCGGCACGCTGTCCGGTGGCACCGGCACGAACGTGACGCTCGGCGCGAATGCGCTCACGTTGAACGGTAGCGGCAATAACACGTTCGGCGGCGCGATCGGCGGGACGGGCGGCGTGACGTTCGCGGGCACCGGCACGCAGACGCTGACGGGTGCGAACACCTACACGGGCGGCACGACCATCAACGGCGGCAGCACGCTGGCGCTCGGCGCGGGCGGCAGCCTCGCGTCGGGCAGCGCGGTGAATCTCGCCGGCACGGGGGCGACGCTCAACCTGAGCGGCGCGACGGGCGCACAGACGATTGGTGCGCTGAGCGGCAGCACCGGCACGAACGTGACGCTCGGCACGAATGCGCTCACGCTGAACGGCAGCGGCAACGGCACGTTCGGCGGCGCGATCGGTGGCGCGGGCGGCGTGACGTTCGCCGGCACCGGCACGCAGACGCTGACGGGCGCGAACACCTACACGGGCGGCACGACGATCAACGGCGGCAGCACGCTGGCGCTCGGCGCGGGCGGCAGCCTCGCATCGACGGGCGCGGTGAATCTCGCGGGCGCGGGTGCGACGCTCGACGCGAGCGGGGCGACAGGCGCGCAGACGATCGGCACGTTGAACGGCGCGGCCGGCGCGACCGTCAATCTCGGCGCCAATGCGCTGACGTTGAACGGAAGCGGCAACGGCACGTTCGGCGGGACGATCGGCGGTGCAGGCGGCGTGACGATCGCCGGCACCGGTATCCAGACGCTGACGGGCGCGAACACGTACACGGGCGGCACCACGATCGCGGCCGGCGGCGCGCTGCAACTCGGCAACGGCGGCACGTCGGGCAGCATCGCCGGCAATGTCGTCGACAACGGCGCGCTGATCGTCAATCAATCCGGCAACGTGACGCTTGCAAGCGTGCTGTCCGGTGCGGGTTCGCTCACGCAGGCCGGCAGCGGGCAACTGACGTTGACGGGTACCAGCACGCTGAGCGGCCCGACCACGGTCAGCGCGGGCACGCTCGCCGTCAACGGGTCGCTCGGCCAGTCGACCGTGACCGTGCAGAACGGCGCGACGGTCACGGGCACCGGCACGATCGGCGGCCTCGTGGTGCAGGGCGGCGCGACGGCGGCCGCGTTGCAGCCAGGCGCGGCGCTGAACGTGGGCGGCAACGTCACGTTCCAGCCGGGCTCGACGTTCCAGGTCGCGGCGTCGCCGCAGCAAAGCGGCAGCCTTGCGGCAAGCGGCACGGCGACGCTGAACGGCGGCGCCGTGCAGGTGCTCGCGAACCAGAGCGCCTACCAGCCGGGCACGACCTACACGATCGTGACCGCGGCGTCGGGCGTGCAGGGCGCGTTCAGCCAGGTGAATGCGAATTACGCGTTCCTGATGCCGACGCTCAGCTACGACCCGAATCACGTGTACCTGCGACTGGTCCAGAACGGCACGTCGCTGCCCGACGTCGCGACGACGCCGAACCAGCGTGCGGTCGCCGCCGCGCTCGGCGGGCTCGGCGCCGGCAATCCGCTGTACGACGCAGTACTGACGACCGACGTGGCGACCGCACGCCGTGCATACGGGCTGCTCGACGGTGAAATTCAGGCGAGCCTGAAGAGCATGCTGCTGCTCGACAGCCGCTATGTGCGCGACGCGGTGACGGATCGCGTCCGCCAGGGCCTCGCGCCCGGATCGGGCCCGCTCGCCGCGCTGTCGTCGGGCGGCGCCGCCTTGTGCGGCGACAACACGGCCGGCGCGGCCGACCCGACGCTGCCGCCGGAACGCCGGATCGGCTCGCGCGACGGCTGCTACGGCGGCACGCCTTACCAGCCGGTCGTCTGGGGGCAGGCGTTCGGCGGCCGCAGCCGGCTCACCGGCGACGGCAACGCGTCGACGATCAACCGCAGCATGACGGGCTTCATCGCCGGTGCCGACATGGCGCTCAACGACAAGTGGCGCGCAGGCCTGGCCGCGGGTGTCACGCACAGCTCGCTCGACAACGACCAGAGTTCGTCGGCGTCGGTGAACAGCTACTACCTGTCGCTGTACGGCGGCGCGCAGTACGGCGCACTCGGCGTGCGCGGCGGCGCGTCGTACACGTGGTACCGGATCAACAGCGACCGTTCGCCGGGCTTCGCGGGCTTCTCCGATCACGATTCGGCCGGCTACGACGCGAATTCGGCGCAGGTGTTCGGCGAAGTCGGCTACGCGCTGCCGGTCGGGCCCGTGGCGATCGAACCGTTCGCGGGCCTCGCGTATGTGAACCTGCATACCGACGGCTACACGGAAACCGGTGGCGCGGCCGCGCTGCGCGCCGGCGGCGAGACGACCCACGTCGGCTTCTCGACGCTCGGCTTGCGCGCGGCGTCGCAGCTCGGCTCGATCGCGAGCGGCACGTTCACCGCGCGCGGGACGGTCGGCTGGCGGCATGCGTTCGGCAACGTGAGTCCGTCGTCGTCGTTCACGTTCGCGAATGGCGGCACGTCGTTCCAGGTATCGGGCGTGCCGATTGCTCGCGACAGCGCCGTGCTCGAGGCCGGCATCGACGCGAACATCACGAAGCGCCTGACGCTCGGCCTCACGTACAGCGGCCAGTACGGCAGCGGCGTGCGCGACAACGCGATTCTCGGCAACATCCTGTGGAAGTTCTGACCAGCGCCTGACGTGCCCGCGCGATGCCATGCGGCGACGACAACGTCGCCTGGCATCGCGTCTTTTTCCTCGCTGCGCACGTCCCCCGTTCTGTCCTATCCTGTGGCAAACACGCGACGCGCCGCGCGTTGCGACCCGACACAGGAGCATCGATGCCGAATCACGCTGAAGCCACGACGACCCAGGCGCCGCAAGTCGCGCCTGCTGCCCCGACCCCGACGTCGGGCCCTGCATTCATCGCCCCCGAAGCCGATCCGCAGGCCCTGGCGCGCAACAACCAGTACGTGCTGAAATCCGGCGATGCGTTCGTGGTCAGCGACGCGCTCGGCGACATCGGCGGCCATGACGACGGCCTGTTCGTCGACGACATGCGCGTGCTGTCGAAGTGGCGCCTGACCTTCGGCGGCCGCGCGCCGTCGCTGCTGTCGGGCGCGACGAGCGCCGACAACGCATCGTTCACCGCACACCTGACGAACCGCCCGCTGCCGCCGCTCGGGGGCCACGAAACGCCCGAGGGCGTGATCCACATCGAGCGGATGCGCGTGCTCGCGGGCGACGTGCTTTACGAAGCGCTGACGCTGACGAACTACGGCGCGAGCGAAGCCGAGGTGCCGCTGTCGCTGTCGTTCGCGGCCGATTTCAAGGACATGTTCGAAGTGCGCGGCACGCAGCGCCCGAAGCGTGGCACCGTGGTGGCGCCGCGCGTCGACGCGGGCGCGGTGCGGATGCGCTACGACGGCCTCGACAGCGTCGAGCGCAACGTGACCGTGCATTTTTCGCCGGCACCCGACGCGCTGTCGGTCGATCGTGCCGACTACACGCTGACGATCGCCGCGCAGGCCTGCGTGTCGATCTACCTGACCGTCGATGCGACGCTCGGCCCGGTGCACGCGCAAGGGCCGGGATGCGGCCGTGTCGCGCTGCGCACCGCGCTCGTCGGCGTGCACCGCGAGATGCGTGCGCGGCGCGAATCGATGGCGCGCGTGAACACCGGCAATCCGCTGTTCGACGCGTGGCTCGACCGCTCGCTCGCGGATCTCGGGTTGCTCACGACGCAGCTCGACACGGGGCCGTACCCGTATGCGGGCATTCCGTGGTTCTCGACGCCGTTCGGCCGCGACGCGGTGATCACGTCCTTGCAGATGCTGTGGCTGCAGCCGTCGCTCGCGCGCGGCGTGCTGCGCTTCCTGGCCGAGCACCAGGCGCGCGAGACCTCCGCGTTCCGCGATGCGGAGCCCGGCAAGATCATGCACGAGTTCCGCCGCAGCGAGATGGCCGCGACGGGCGAGGTGCCGTTCGCGCTGTATTACGGCGGGGTCGATACGACGCCGCTGTTCATCGTGCTCGCGGGCGCGTATGTCGAACGCACCGGCGACGATGCGCTGATCGACGAGCTGTGGCCCGCGCTCGAGCGTGCCGCGCAATGGGTGATCGACAAGTGCGACCGCAATCCTTACGGACTGCTCGATTACCAGCGCACGTCGGAGCGCGGCCTCGCGAACCAGGGCTGGAAGGACAGCCACGATTCGGTGTTCCACGCGGACGGCCGCTTCCCGGACGGCCCGATCGCGCTCGTCGAAGTGCAGGCGTATGCGTGCGCGGCGCTCGATGCGATGTCGATGTGTTCGCACCGGCGCGGCCACGCGGCCGACGCGACACGCTATGCACTACGCGCGAAGACGCTGCGCGAGCAGGTCGATGCGCTGTTCTGGATGCCGGAAGGCGATTTCTACGGCATCGCGCTCGACGGTCATGGCGATCTGTGCCGCGTGTTCGCATCGAACGCGGGGCACCTGCTCGCGTTCGGGCTGCCCGACGCCGAGCGCGGCGCGGCGGTCGCCGGTGTGCTCGGCTCGACGCTGTTCCAGACGGGCTGGGGCATCCGCACGCTCGCGGCCGGCCAGCCGCGCTTCAACCCGATGGCGTATCACAACGGCTCGGTGTGGCCGCACGACAATGCGCTGATCGCGCGCGGGCTCGCGCGCTACGGCGACAAGACCGCCGCGGTGAACCTGCTGCGCGCGCTGTTCGAGGCGGCGGTGAGCTTCGAGATGCGCCTGCCCGAGCTGTTCTGCGGGTTCCCGCGCCGGCGCGGCGAACCGCCGACCGCGTATCCAGTGGCTTGCCTGCCGCAGGCGTGGGCGGCCGGCGCGCCGTTCATGATGCTGCAGGCCTGCCTCGGCGTGAGCATCGACGCGTCGCGCCACGAGGTGCGCGTCGAGCGCCCGGCGCTGCCGGAAGGCGTCGACTGGCTGCGGATCGATGCGTTGCGCGTCGGTGACGAAACCGTGTCGCTCACGTTCCGCCGTGTCGACGGCCAGGTTGTCGCGTCGGCGGAGCAGCCGGGCCGCGTGAAGGTGGTCGCGGTGCTGTAGCGCGGCGCTGCGCGAACGTTGCGCGATGTCGCGCCACGTTCGCGCGCAGCGGCATAGAATCGTGACATGACCCTTGAACGATGGCGGAGGTAGACGATGACGACCGACAACCGGCCCGACGACAGCGAGCACAAGCTCGAGAATCTGGAAGCGGCGGTCGACCACCTGCACAAGTCGATCGAATCGCAGAGCATCGCGGTCGGCGCGGCGAAGGGCATCCTGTTCAGCCTGATCGAAACGCTCGGCGCGCTGATCGGCGATCCCGACCTGCCCGAGCATGCGCGCTCGGGTTACGAGGCGCTGCGCGACAAGGCGAGCGAATTGCGCGGCGGGCTCGACCGGCATTGATGGCTGGATGGCTCCGGCGCGTGCCGCACGGGCTGCGCCGGGGCTGCCCGATTCTGTAGATGAAGCACAAAACCCCGTGCGCTCAATGAGTTAGGTGGCCGGTGCGCAGGATATCCACAAGCTTGCCAACACAATCTGTGGAGAACCGTCCGGCCCCGAGCCGGGGGTGGCGCGGGCCGGACGAAAGCGCCGGCGGTGCCACAGGGTTGACCTTGCAAGGTCCATGTATTGAATCCCCTTTTGTATCAGGGTGTTACGCGCCGCATCGGAAGGATATCCACAGGCTTGCCAACATATTCTGTGGACAACTCGCAATCGATTGCGTCGCGACAGTTGAGGATCGGGCCGCCTGAGGCCGGCTCGCGAAGCCCGTGAATACAAGGCTGCCCGATGTCTGTGTCCGCACGCTAATTCGTGCGCGATCAAGGGCTTAGGTCCCGGGTACCCAGGATATCCACATCCTTGCCAACACTTTCTGTGGACAAACCGGGCCGGGTCATTCGGCCGGCGCCGTCGCGGCCGCTTCGGCCACGATCCAGTCGCGAAAGAGCGTCATTGCCGGCGTGAGCGGCTTCGACTTCAGCGAGGTGAGCCAGTAGCCGCCGGCACGCACGTCGATGTCGAGCGGCCGCGCGAGCAGGCCGAGCTGCAGTTCGCGCGCGAACATGCACGCCGGCGCGAGCGCGACGCCCGCGCCCTGCATCGCAGCCTCGACCATCAACCGCGACGAATCGAATACGGGCCCGTTGACCGCCCACGGCGCAAGCTGCGCGGCATCGAACCAGCCGTGCCATTCGTCGATGCGGTACGAGCGCAGCAGCGTTTCGTTCGCGAGATCGGCTGGCTGCGAGAGGCGCCGCGCGATGTCCGGCGCGCACAGCGCGGTGAGTGGGGCGTCGAGCAGGCGCTCGTTGCGCGTGGTCGGCCAGTTGCCTTCCCCGAAGCGGATCGCGAAGTCGAGGCCCTCGGCGGCGAGGTCGACGACGTTGTTGTTGGTCCGCATCCGCAGCTCGACGAACGGGTGTGTATCGCCGAACTGCTTCAAGCGCGGCATTAGCCAGCCTATGGCAAAGGTGCCGACGACGCCGAGCGTCAGCACCTCGTGGAAGCGCCCGCCGTCGAACTGCTTGAGCACCGTCTCGATGCGGCTGAACGCGTCGCTCAGCACGGGCAGCAGCGCGCGCCCCTCGTCGGTGAGCCCGAGGCCGCGCGGCAGCCGCGTGAACAGCGTGCAGCCGAGCCGCTCCTCGAGCGAGCGCACCTGCTGGCTGACCGCGGCCTGGGTCACGCTCAGCTCGAGGCCGGCGCGCGTGAAGTTCAGGTGACGCGCCGACGATTCGAACGCGCGCAGCGCATTGAGCGGAAGATGAGGACGGAGCTTAGTCATAAGAAATTCTTTTGTCAGCGCTCAATTATCGTTGCTTGTCAGGCAACCGTAAAGTCCCGATAGTGCTGTCTCGCCGGCCGGGCGCGTTCAACACCATTTCGCTCACATTCCACCACGAGACAACCGACATGACCTACTCATCGAAACGTCGAACCCTGTTGCTGGCCGCTGCGACGGCGCCGCTCGCGTTGA
This window of the Burkholderia lata genome carries:
- a CDS encoding amylo-alpha-1,6-glucosidase, producing the protein MPNHAEATTTQAPQVAPAAPTPTSGPAFIAPEADPQALARNNQYVLKSGDAFVVSDALGDIGGHDDGLFVDDMRVLSKWRLTFGGRAPSLLSGATSADNASFTAHLTNRPLPPLGGHETPEGVIHIERMRVLAGDVLYEALTLTNYGASEAEVPLSLSFAADFKDMFEVRGTQRPKRGTVVAPRVDAGAVRMRYDGLDSVERNVTVHFSPAPDALSVDRADYTLTIAAQACVSIYLTVDATLGPVHAQGPGCGRVALRTALVGVHREMRARRESMARVNTGNPLFDAWLDRSLADLGLLTTQLDTGPYPYAGIPWFSTPFGRDAVITSLQMLWLQPSLARGVLRFLAEHQARETSAFRDAEPGKIMHEFRRSEMAATGEVPFALYYGGVDTTPLFIVLAGAYVERTGDDALIDELWPALERAAQWVIDKCDRNPYGLLDYQRTSERGLANQGWKDSHDSVFHADGRFPDGPIALVEVQAYACAALDAMSMCSHRRGHAADATRYALRAKTLREQVDALFWMPEGDFYGIALDGHGDLCRVFASNAGHLLAFGLPDAERGAAVAGVLGSTLFQTGWGIRTLAAGQPRFNPMAYHNGSVWPHDNALIARGLARYGDKTAAVNLLRALFEAAVSFEMRLPELFCGFPRRRGEPPTAYPVACLPQAWAAGAPFMMLQACLGVSIDASRHEVRVERPALPEGVDWLRIDALRVGDETVSLTFRRVDGQVVASAEQPGRVKVVAVL
- the penR gene encoding beta-lactamase transcriptional regulator PenR; amino-acid sequence: MTKLRPHLPLNALRAFESSARHLNFTRAGLELSVTQAAVSQQVRSLEERLGCTLFTRLPRGLGLTDEGRALLPVLSDAFSRIETVLKQFDGGRFHEVLTLGVVGTFAIGWLMPRLKQFGDTHPFVELRMRTNNNVVDLAAEGLDFAIRFGEGNWPTTRNERLLDAPLTALCAPDIARRLSQPADLANETLLRSYRIDEWHGWFDAAQLAPWAVNGPVFDSSRLMVEAAMQGAGVALAPACMFARELQLGLLARPLDIDVRAGGYWLTSLKSKPLTPAMTLFRDWIVAEAAATAPAE